The Agelaius phoeniceus isolate bAgePho1 chromosome 26, bAgePho1.hap1, whole genome shotgun sequence genome has a window encoding:
- the GPR179 gene encoding putative G-protein coupled receptor 179 isoform X9, with translation MGPCRWPLLWGLHAVLVLAAGQRPQERPPRPAGWSPAPSSSWAPTAEPGAPGDGEGSAAALAFLRTGDAERLARANCSGGVAAGAPGPGPPPALRAALRAAPEALAHAANFLNMLFQTNDIREASVAEDVEWYQALVRSLAEGHPWVRRAVLALDAHPLAPKPRLMLQATRGDGQILLQDVSSAAPSLGNLSWDNEWFNALKSQRVPALRKRVLSNDLRSLETPKWQRGDSYVGDPGHVRWSPPFLECREGRFLPTWAVTLSSAFYGLKPDLSPEFKGVVRVDVELRDVAIDQCSSGPGWFSDTHRCDPNSTQCVPQESRGFVLGRYLCRCKPGFYGTDGVASSAWAGVAGTDGGSRLGCRPCRPGCATCEDDTPCLIQEDQVLRAAVLSCQACCMLAIFLSMLVSYHFRRSKRIRTSGIILLETILFGSLLLYFPVFILYFKPSIFRCIVLRWVRMLGFAIVYGTITLKLYRVLKVFLSRTAQRAPYVSSGRVLRMLAPILLLVLWFLAAWTIGMLENARKNIPLVVRAQTSRGLRFSLCGHDCWDYMMVIAEMLFLLWGSFLCYATRAVPSAFHEPRYMGIALHNELMVSATFHVVRFLIVPSLHPDWTLLLFFAHTHGTITMTLALLFIPKFLHTGSPLREEITAEVYEDELDMRRSGSCMNSSIASAWSEHSLDPDDIREELKKLYRQLEVHKTWRMATNNPHLAKKRSSRRSLARSILRRSGAELAESASRRSSAGDRDRAGTPSRRSSSAKRLVDAAGTGPRMRDESSRRRSSALRKSRSSEGPPREPRRGSRSPSPPEEPPPAAAADPEQSDSDSLDAAPLLCKSASAQNLAGHWQRPPGRAPPLQKSHSVVSGAREAALLAARRASREQWHGGRHLSAPAPGVASGTATPPSPAERGPQEDAAPPGDAKGHKHVTYAPIKSVSVDSAHPARKVRVTVKKTPPAPPVRYQSLQRSGTLGDGPEPPPGPPARAGEAQGTAGPDPERASPPAGTGRPLAPSASAAHVCPWELVQDEILGRKQKAAEAAESGTPGDAAAATPGPKPPPTKSFRSLGLAIKALNRSRGKSVPKGKSEGSLRKRGSSRREKCGLAEASAVSLGGGSPDGSGQSLEVPALQHNNNAATAGEAAGWGDSGTGGQRDSPAAATGGGDKAAEEPRAARANAGTALEPPSAGHQGAECPPEVARVQPREGDQAPAADLQEDVPGVAAEEGTLEELEGTSGSCQPREEQPREEQPPAKPSPSSVRGPRPPGWPGTPAGRGALLRQAAIAPREDGGTPESPEKALEEGSGQAEPERGPGRSGSGAGSAQGELSAGGTRGDPSSKAGICPGKGGSEGDSQRSPGMEKPAGPLKVASEQAEGRRAEVCPWESREQGRSVRAEICPWDTEGALPEQGSPRSGEGVEQPGMGLAGKPPALPKPSSQRAGTTQSKKANICPWEVEDEPRPKPEICPWEEAAAPSGKERLRQDTRGTPKGEEKVGSGAPEKGKQPPAKPLPKFPSGRSQSLEKAEICPWESQGSKSSDKAEICPWEVAEPQLEKGSQDRVSICPWESLDTEQPPAKPHTGSSALPRAAPGKSQSSEKAEICPWESQDVESSSKAKICPWEVAEQPLGKEKPRQDKEDPPRVSKSPSTSQGLLKEVGKKDRESICPWESLDTEQLPAKPQTGSSTLPKAAPGKSPSSEICPWESQDLKSTGKAEICPWESQDLKSTGKAEICPWESQDLKSTGKAEICPWEVAAPQMEKGTGPGKEKLPRKEESKALEKGSRERESICPWESPDMEQPLAKPQTGGSALPRAAPGQSQSSEKAEICPWESQDSKCSDKAEICPWEAAEPQLEKGTAPGKEKLPPKEASKAVEKGSRARESICPWESLDTEELSLKSAAGKEPSKKSSSTESRKSAICPWEAAEPIGLEEEMSQAGVQPQGAQRGSPAGMGQPGASAVSPTLVEKCRGRSQGEGEHKPLCRLLPSMQHPGLGSSSSPGAGLAEVCPWDAGEAPAAPARPRLGMRKSSEVWEEESTEPSQTRPGQGRARDGDGE, from the exons ATGGGGCCGTGCCGGTGGCCGCTGCTCTGGGGCTTGCACGCCGTGCTGGTGCTCGCGGCGGGGCAGCGCCCGCAGGAGAGACCCCCGCGCCCGGCGGGATGGTCCCCGGCCCCCTCATCGTCGTGGGCGCCCACCGCGGAGCCGGGAGCGCCGGGGGACGGCGAGGGCTCGGCGGCAGCGCTGGCGTTCCTGCGCACGGGcgatgccgagcgcctggcccGGGCCAACTGCAGCGGGGGTGTCGCGGCGGGGGCCCCCGGGCCCGGGCCCCCCCCGGCGCTGCGGGCGGCCCTGCGAGCCGCCCCCGAGGCGCTGGCCCACGCCGCCAACTTCCTCAACATGCTCTTCCAGACCAACGACATCCGCGAGGCCAGCGTGGCCGAGGACGTGGAGTGGTACCAGGCGCTGGTCCGCAGCCTGGCCGAGGGGCACCCGTGGGTGCGCAGGGCGGTGCTGGCCCTCGACGCCCACCCGCTGGCCCCCAAGCCGCGGCTGATGCTGCAGGCCACCAGGGGGGACGGGCAGATCCTGCTGCAGGACGTGTCCAGCGCCGCTCCCAGCCTGGGCAACCTCAGCTGGGACAACGAGTGGTTCAACGCCCTCAAGTCGCAGCGGGTGCCGGCGCTCCGCAAGCGGGTGCTCAGCAATGACCTGCGCAGCCTGGAGACGCCCAAGTGGCAGCGGGGGGACAGCTACGTGGGGGACCCGGGCCATGTGCGCTGGTCCCCGCCGTTCCTGGAGTGCCGCGAGGGCCGCTTCCTGCCCACCTGGGCCGTCACGCTCTCCTCCGCCTTCTACGGGCTCAAGCCCGACCTCAGCCCCGAGTTCAA GGGGGTCGTGCGGGTGGACGTGGAGCTGCGGGACGTGGCCATCGACCAGTGCTCCAGCGGGCCGGGCTGGTTCTCGGACACGCATCGCTGTGACCCCAACAGCACCCAG TGTGTCCCCCAGGAGAGCCGCGGCTTCGTCCTCGGGAGGTACCTGTGCAGGTGCAAGCCGGGTTTCTATGGGACTGATGgagtggccagcagtgcctgggcag gtgtggcAGGGACAGACGGGGGGTCCCGGCTGGGGTGCCGCCCGTGCCGCCCGGGCTGTGCCACCTGTGAGGACGACACGCCCTGCCTGATCCAGGAGGACCAGGTGCTGCGGGCAGCGGTGCTGTCGTGCCAGGCCTGCTGCATGCTGGCCATCTTCCTCAGCATGCTCGTGTCCTACCACTTCCGACGGAGCAAG AGGATCCGGACATCAGGAATCATCCTGCTGGAGACCATCCTCTTCGGGTCCCTCCTCCTCTACTTCCCC GTGTTCATCCTGTACTTCAAGCCCAGCATCTTCCGCTGCATCGTCCTGCGCTGGGTGCGGATGCTCGGCTTCGCCATCGTCTACGGCACCATCACCCTCAAGCTCTACAG GGTGCTGAAGGTGTTCCTGTCGCGCACGGCCCAGCGCGCTCCCTACGTGTCGAGCGGGCGGGTGCTGCGCATGCTGGcgcccatcctgctgctggtgctgtggttCCTGGCGGCCTGGACCATCGGCATGCTGGAGAACGCCCGCAAGAACATCCCGCTGGTCGTCCGCGCCCAGACCAGCCGCGGCCTGCGCTTCTCCCTCTGCGGCCACGACTGCTGGGATTACATGATGGTCATCG ccgAGATGCTGTTCCTGCTGTGGGGCAGCTTCCTGTGCTACGCCACTCGTGCCGTGCCCTCGGCCTTCCACGAGCCCCGCTACATGGGCATCGCCCTCCACAACGAGCTCATGGTCTCTGCCACCTTCCACGTGGTCAG GTTCCTGATTGTCCCCTCACTGCACCCGGACTGgactctgctgctcttctttgCTCACACCCACGGCACCATCACCATGACCCTGGCCCTGCTCTTCATTCCCAAG TTCCTGCACACGGGCTCGCCGCTGCGGGAGGAGATCACGGCCGAGGTGTACGAGGACGAGCTGGACATGCGGCGCTCGGGCTCCTGCATGAACAGCAGCATCGCGTCCGCCTGGAGCGAGCACAGTCTCGACCCCGATGACATTCGG GAGGAGCTGAAGAAGCTTTACCGGCAGCTAGAGGTGCACAAGACGTGGCGGATGGCGACCAACAACCCGCACCTGGCCAAGAAGCGCAGCTCCCGCCGCAGCCTCGCCCGCTCCATCCTGCGCCGCAGCGGCGCCGAGCTGGCCGAGAGCGCGTCCCGCCGCAGCAGCGCCGGGGACCGGGACCGGGCGGGGACCCCGTCCCGCCGCAGCTCCTCGGCCAAGCGGCTCGTGGATGCCGCCGGGACGGGCCCGAGGATGCGGGACGAGAGCTCCCGGCGCCGCTCCTCGGCCCTGCGCAAGTCCCGCAGCTCCGAGGGGCCCCCGCGGGAGCCCCGCCGAGGGTCGCGCAGCCCCAGCCCGCCCGAGGAGCCTCCGCCGGCGGCCGCGGCGGACCCGGAGCAGTCCGACAGCGACTCGCTGGACGCCGCCCCGCTCCTGTGCAAATCGGCCAGCGCCCAGAACCTGGCGGGGCACTGGCAGCGACCCCCGGGCCGCGCCCCGCCGCTGCAGAAGTCGCACAGCGTTGTCAGCGGGGCGCGGGAAGCGGCGCTGCTGGCCGCCCGCAGGGCCAGCCGCGAGCAGTGGCACGGCGGCCGCCACCTCTCCGCGCCGGCCCCCGGGGTCGCCAGCGGCACCGCGACACCGCCGAGCCCCGCCGAGAGGGGCCCGCAGGAGGacgcggccccgccgggcgaCGCCAAGGGACACAAGCATGTCACCTACGCGCCCATCAAGAGCGTCAGCGTTGACAGCGCCCACCCGGCCAGGAAGGTGCGGGTGACCGTGAAGAAAACGCCCCCTGCGCCCCCCGTCCGCTACCAGAGCCTGCAGCGCTCGGGGACGCTCGGGGACGGCCCGGAGCCACCCCCGGGCCCCCCGGCACGGGCGGGAGAGgcgcaggggacagcagggcccgACCCGGAGCGCGCGTCCCCCCCGGCAGGGACGGGCAGGCCGCTGGCCCCGAGCGCCAGCGCGGCACACGtctgtccctgggagctggtgcaggaCGAGATCCTGGGCAGGAAACAAAAAGCGGCCGAGGCGGCCGAGTCGGGGACCCCCGGTGACGCAGCGGCCGCCACCCCCGGCCCCAAGCCGCCCCCCACGAAGAGTTTCCGGAGCCTGGGACTCGCCATCAAAGCCCTCAACCGCTCCAGGGGGAAGAGCGTCCCGAAAGGGAAAAGCGAGGGGAGTCTCAGGAAgagggggagcagcaggagggagaagtGCGGCCTGGCAGAGGCCTCGGCCGTGTCCCTCGGGGGCGGCAGCCCCGACGGGAGCGGGCAGAGCCTCGAGGTCCCCGCCCTCCAGCACAACAACAATGCCGCCACCGCCGGGGAAGCCGCGGGCTGGGGCGACAGCGGGACAGGAGGACAACGGGACAGCCCGGCCGCGGCCACAGGCGGTGGGGACAAAGCGGCCGaggagccccgcgctgcccgaGCGAACGCGGGTACCGCTCTGGAGCCACCCAGCGCGGGCCACCAAGGGGCTGAATGTCCCCCGGAGGTGGCACGGGTACAGCCCCGGGAAGGGGACCAGGCTCCGGCAGCGGATCTGCAGGAGGACGTTCCTGGGGTCGCAGCGGAGGAAGGGACCCTTGAGGAGCTCGAGGGGACCAGCGGGTCCTGCCAGCCCcgggaggagcagccccgggaggAGCAGCCGCCTGCGAAGCCCAGCCCGAGCAGCGTGCGGGGGCCGAGGCCGCCCGGCTGGCCCGGAACGCCGGCAGGAAGGGGAGCCTTGCTGCGCCAGGCCGCGATCGCCCCCCGGGAGGACGGAGGGACCCCAGAGAGCCCGGAGAAGGCGCTGGAAGAGGGGAGCGGCCAGGCCGAGCCCGAGCGGGGCCCCGGAaggagcgggagcggggccgggagcgcgCAGGGCGAGCTCAGCGCTGGGGGAACGCGCGGAGATCCCAGCTCCAAAGCCGGAATCTGCCCCGGGAAGGGCGGCAGCGAGGGGGATTCTCAGCGCTCTCCGGGCATGGAAAAACCAGCAGGGCCGCTGAAAGTGGCCTCGGAGCAAGCCgagggcaggagggctgagGTGTGCCCGTGGGAGAGCCGGGAACAGGGAAGGAGTGTCCGAGCCGAAATCTGCccctgggacacagagggggCTCTGCCGGAGCAGGGATCCCCCCGATCTGGAGAAGgtgtggagcagcctgggatggggcTCGCGGGGaaacccccagctctgcccaaacCCTCATCCCAGCGGGCTGGAACCACGCAGAGCAAAAAGGCAAACATCTGTCCCTGGGAGGTGGAGGATGAGCCGCGCCCAAAGCCAGAGATCTGCCCCTGGGAAGAGGCTGCGGCTCCCTCGGGGAAGGAGAGGTTGAGGCAGGACACGCGTGGCACCcccaaaggggaagaaaaagtgGGATCCGGAGCaccagaaaaaggaaagcagccCCCAGCCAAACCCCTGCCCAAATTTCCTTCAGGGAGATCCCAGAGCTTGGAGAAGGCAGAGATCTGTCCCTGGGAGTCTCAGGGCTCTAAATCCAGTGACAAAGCTGAAATCTGTCCCTGGGAGGTGGCTGAACCtcagctggagaaggggagCCAAGACCGAGTGTCCATCTGTCCTTGGGAGAGCCTGGACAcggagcagcccccagccaaACCCCACACCGGGagctcagcactgcccagagcagctccagggaaatCCCAGAGCTCAGAGAAGGCAGAGATCTGTCCCTGGGAGTCTCAGGACGTTGAATCCAGCAGCAAAGCCAAAATCTGTCCCTGGGAGGTGGCTGAACAACCCTTGGGTAAAGAGAAACCCAGACAGGACAAAGAGGATCCACCCAGGGTGAGCAAAAGCCCTTCCACAAGTCAAGGACTCCTGAAGGAAGTGGGAAAGAAGGACCGAGAGTCCATCTGTCCTTGGGAGAGCCTGGACacggagcagctcccagccaaaCCCCAGACTGGGAGCTCAACACTGCccaaagcagctccagggaaatCCCCGAGCTCAGAGATCTGTCCCTGGGAGAGTCAGGACCTCAAATCCACTGGCAAAGCTGAAATCTGTCCCTGGGAGAGTCAGGACCTCAAATCCACTGGCAAAGCTGAAATCTGTCCCTGGGAGAGTCAGGACCTCAAATCCACTGGCAAAGCTGAAATCTGTCCCTGGGAGGTGGCTGCACCTCAGATGGAAAAAGGAACTGGCCCAGGTAAGGAGAAACTCCCAAGAAAAGAGGAAAGCAAAGCTCTGGAGaaggggagcagagagagggaaTCGATCTGTCCTTGGGAGAGCCCGGACAtggagcagcctctggccaaacCCCAGACTGggggctcagcactgcccagagcagctccgggGCAATCCCAGAGCTCAGAGAAGGCAGAGATCTGTCCCTGGGAGTCTCAGGACTCTAAATGCAGTGACAAAGCTGAAATCTGTCCCTGGGAG GCAGCTGAACctcagctggagaagggaacagccccaggtaAGGAGAAACTCCCACCAAAAGAAGCCTCCAAAGCCGTGGAgaaggggagcagagcccgagaGTCCATCTGTCCATGGGAGAGCCTGGACACAGAGGAGCTGTCCCTGAAatctgcagcagggaaggagccatCCAAGAAATCCAGCAGCACGGAGAGCAGGAAATCTGCAATTTGcccctgggaagcagcagagcccatTGGGttggaggaggagatgtcccAGGCAGGTGTGCAGCCACAGGGAGCGCAGAGAGgttcccctgcagggatgggacagccggGAGCCAGCGCTGTGTCTCCAACACTTGTGGAAAAATGCAGGGGCAGATCCCAGGGGGAAGgcgagcacaagcccctgtgccggctcctgcccagcatgcagcacccagggctgggcagcagctccagccccggcGCCGGCCTGGCCGAGGTTTGTCCTTGGGACGCTGGAgaggctccagcagcacctgccaggcccaggctgggcatgaGGAAAAGCTCTGAGGTGTGGGAGGAGGAGAGCACGGAGCCCTCCCAGACCCgccccgggcagggcagagcccgggatggggatggggagtgA